A genome region from Penaeus monodon isolate SGIC_2016 chromosome 14, NSTDA_Pmon_1, whole genome shotgun sequence includes the following:
- the LOC119580963 gene encoding hemicentin-1-like isoform X1 has translation MKLVLVAVAALLAGGAAVDPLNIVGQLTVSELTQVINDIMEEVLTRVVTRTLPSVQKQSVQNDGVALHPNCSDNNVYNGCDLVVQYKLCNKATYYARYCCRSCTLANQIPLYGEHLLNNAEAPVEAKVTTTSTSVQLGSEVTISCHTSGYPEPDVAWFKGNNLIRLSNKYSLGVSAALNPLVQRPRSDLTIKDFEREDADTYICVAVNQAGRNISSIDLRAEAPIQARITSRDQLYPAGVDVTLQCQAKGYQTPGIIWYKNFEAIVESEKYLRKENGSVDRLLTTVVDTLTIKNADESDSGSYICNATNEAGSDTSQIRVKVTDVIIHPNCTDVIDHDDCVRYLSTECSVTDYIARFCCRTCTLVEHLPAHGPHLLNTAKAPLSADLRLSGSDSVWKFPWGSNIDISCTSGSLLKPTVLWFKDGHVIEESEKYRIQVSEEKVWVRHFVKSQLTVKTLKVGDNGRYTCRAVILGTTEERHATLVFEQDGFFSFRERIQ, from the exons ATGAAGCTGGTTCTCGTGGCTGTCGCGGCTCTGCTTGCCGGCGGCGCGGCAGTGGACCCCCTGAACATCGTCGGCCAGCTGACGGTGTCGGAGCTGACCCAAGTCATCAACGACATCATGGAGGAAGTGCTGACCAGAGTGGTGACAAGAACACTCCCTTCTGTGCAGAAGCAATCGGTGCAAAACGATG GTGTTGCACTGCATCCCAACTGCTCTGACAACAACGTCTACAACGGCTGCGATCTCGTTGTGCAGTACAAGTTGTGCAACAAAGCTACTTACTACGCACGCTACTGCTGCCGCTCCTGCACCCTCGCCAACCAGATTCCTCTGTACGGGGAGCACCTGCTCAACAATGCTGAAG CTCCTGTAGAAGCCAAGGTGACAACAACAAGCACGAGTGTCCAGCTGGGATCTGAAGTGACGATTTCTTGCCACACCAGCGGTTATCCTGAGCCGGACGTGGCCTGGTTCAAAGGGAACAACCTCATTCGACTCTCTAATAAATACTCCTTAGGTG TGAGTGCGGCGCTGAACCCCCTGGTGCAGCGACCGAGGTCTGACCTCACCATTAAGGATTTCGAAAGGGAAGACGCCGACACCTACATCTGCGTGGCCGTGAACCAGGCTGGAAGGAACATCAGCAGCATTGATTTGAGAGCTGAAG CCCCTATCCAAGCTCGCATTACGTCAAGGGACCAGCTTTATCCAGCTGGGGTGGATGTGACCCTGCAGTGCCAGGCCAAGGGCTACCAAACACCTGGTATCATCTGGTACAAGAACTTCGAGGCAATTGTAGAGTCTGAGAAATATTTGAGGAAAG AAAATGGTTCGGTGGATAGACTACTAACAACAGTGGTGGATACACTAACAATTAAAAACGCCGACGAAAGCGACAGCGGGAGTTACATCTGCAACGCAACTAACGAAGCCGGATCCGATACCAGCCAGATAAGGGTTAAGGTGACAG ATGTTATAATTCACCCCAACTGCACTGATGTGATCGACCACGATGACTGTGTGAGGTACCTGAGTACAGAGTGTAGCGTCACCGATTACATTGCAAGGTTTTGCTGTCGGACCTGTACTCTCGTGGAACACTTGCCTGCCCATGGACCACATCTTCTAAATACAGCTAAAG CGCCCTTGTCCGCTGACCTCCGACTTAGTGGTAGCGATTCCGTTTGGAAATTTCCTTGGGGTTCCAACATTGATATATCTTGCACCTCCGGCAGCCTTCTCAAGCCTACAGTTTTGTGGTTTAAAGATGGCCATGTGATTGAAGAATCGGAAAAATATCGGATACAAG TGAGCGAAGAGAAGGTGTGGGTGAGACATTTCGTGAAATCTCAGCTGACAGTGAAGACGTTGAAGGTCGGGGACAACGGCCGATACACGTGCAGGGCCGTCATCCTGGGCACCACCGAGGAGAGACACGCAACGCTTGTGTTCGAGCAGGACGGATTCTTCTCATTCAGGGAGCGTATTCAGTAG
- the LOC119580963 gene encoding hemicentin-1-like isoform X2 produces MVGSRRTLRVALHPNCSDNNVYNGCDLVVQYKLCNKATYYARYCCRSCTLANQIPLYGEHLLNNAEAPVEAKVTTTSTSVQLGSEVTISCHTSGYPEPDVAWFKGNNLIRLSNKYSLGVSAALNPLVQRPRSDLTIKDFEREDADTYICVAVNQAGRNISSIDLRAEAPIQARITSRDQLYPAGVDVTLQCQAKGYQTPGIIWYKNFEAIVESEKYLRKENGSVDRLLTTVVDTLTIKNADESDSGSYICNATNEAGSDTSQIRVKVTDVIIHPNCTDVIDHDDCVRYLSTECSVTDYIARFCCRTCTLVEHLPAHGPHLLNTAKAPLSADLRLSGSDSVWKFPWGSNIDISCTSGSLLKPTVLWFKDGHVIEESEKYRIQVSEEKVWVRHFVKSQLTVKTLKVGDNGRYTCRAVILGTTEERHATLVFEQDGFFSFRERIQ; encoded by the exons ATGGTGGGTTCTCGGCGAACATTAC GTGTTGCACTGCATCCCAACTGCTCTGACAACAACGTCTACAACGGCTGCGATCTCGTTGTGCAGTACAAGTTGTGCAACAAAGCTACTTACTACGCACGCTACTGCTGCCGCTCCTGCACCCTCGCCAACCAGATTCCTCTGTACGGGGAGCACCTGCTCAACAATGCTGAAG CTCCTGTAGAAGCCAAGGTGACAACAACAAGCACGAGTGTCCAGCTGGGATCTGAAGTGACGATTTCTTGCCACACCAGCGGTTATCCTGAGCCGGACGTGGCCTGGTTCAAAGGGAACAACCTCATTCGACTCTCTAATAAATACTCCTTAGGTG TGAGTGCGGCGCTGAACCCCCTGGTGCAGCGACCGAGGTCTGACCTCACCATTAAGGATTTCGAAAGGGAAGACGCCGACACCTACATCTGCGTGGCCGTGAACCAGGCTGGAAGGAACATCAGCAGCATTGATTTGAGAGCTGAAG CCCCTATCCAAGCTCGCATTACGTCAAGGGACCAGCTTTATCCAGCTGGGGTGGATGTGACCCTGCAGTGCCAGGCCAAGGGCTACCAAACACCTGGTATCATCTGGTACAAGAACTTCGAGGCAATTGTAGAGTCTGAGAAATATTTGAGGAAAG AAAATGGTTCGGTGGATAGACTACTAACAACAGTGGTGGATACACTAACAATTAAAAACGCCGACGAAAGCGACAGCGGGAGTTACATCTGCAACGCAACTAACGAAGCCGGATCCGATACCAGCCAGATAAGGGTTAAGGTGACAG ATGTTATAATTCACCCCAACTGCACTGATGTGATCGACCACGATGACTGTGTGAGGTACCTGAGTACAGAGTGTAGCGTCACCGATTACATTGCAAGGTTTTGCTGTCGGACCTGTACTCTCGTGGAACACTTGCCTGCCCATGGACCACATCTTCTAAATACAGCTAAAG CGCCCTTGTCCGCTGACCTCCGACTTAGTGGTAGCGATTCCGTTTGGAAATTTCCTTGGGGTTCCAACATTGATATATCTTGCACCTCCGGCAGCCTTCTCAAGCCTACAGTTTTGTGGTTTAAAGATGGCCATGTGATTGAAGAATCGGAAAAATATCGGATACAAG TGAGCGAAGAGAAGGTGTGGGTGAGACATTTCGTGAAATCTCAGCTGACAGTGAAGACGTTGAAGGTCGGGGACAACGGCCGATACACGTGCAGGGCCGTCATCCTGGGCACCACCGAGGAGAGACACGCAACGCTTGTGTTCGAGCAGGACGGATTCTTCTCATTCAGGGAGCGTATTCAGTAG
- the LOC119580964 gene encoding stomatin-like protein 2, mitochondrial, with product MISATIRGALRPCRNLLEVRSSPALQAVRKRSHLPLNTVVLFVPQQEAWVVERMGKFHRILEPGINVLIPFLDRVKYVQSLKEIAIDVPKQAAITSDNVTLSIDGVLYLRILDPYRASYGVEDPEFAITQLAQTTMRSELGKISLDYVFRERENLNIGIVEVINKASEAWGITCLRYEIRDIKLPARVQEAMQMQVEAERRKRAAILESEGVREAEINVAEGKRKARILASEAEKIEQINTAEGQAQALGIISQALEHKEGLNAASLSTAQSYIQAFQNMATKNNTLILPANVSDVTGIVGSAVTAYKTLSKTLLTLSDKEPESDSKLENEENAVGKP from the exons GAAGTGCGAAGTTCACCTGCACTGCAGGCAGTGAGAAAGAGATCACATTTGCCTCTTAACACTGTCGTGCTGTTTGTACCACAACAAGAG GCTTGGGTTGTGGAACGAATGGGAAAATTCCATCGGATACTTGAACCAGGAATTAACGTACTGATTCCTTTCTTAGACCGCGTCAAATATGTACAAAGCTTAAAGGAAATTGCCATAGATGTTCCAAAACAAGCTGCAATTACTTCTG ATAATGTGACACTGAGTATAGATGGAGTGTTGTATCTGCGTATTTTGGATCCATACCGAGCAAGTTATGGAGTAGAAGATCCAGAATTTGCCATCACACAGCTAGCACAAACAACAATGAG gtcagaattgggaaaaatttccctggATTATGTATTCCgtgagagagaaaatttaaatattggtATTGTTGAAGTAATCAACAAAGCCTCAGAAGCTTGGGGCATCACTTGTCTCCGTTATGAAATCC GAGACATCAAACTTCCTGCTCGGGTTCAAGAAGCTATGCAGATGCAGGTTGAAGCTGAAAGACGAAAAAGAGCAGCCATTCTTGAAtctgagggagtgagagaagctGAG ATCAATGTTGCTGAGGGAAAACGAAAAGCTCGTATTTTAGCATCAGAAGCTGAGAAAATAGAACAAATCAATACAGCTGAAGGTCAAGCCCAGGCCCTTGGGATTATCAGTCAGGCTCTTGAACATAAGGAAG GTCTCAATGCCGCATCATTATCAACGGCACAATCCTATATCCAGGCATTCCAGAACATGGCTACTAAGAACAACACTTTAATTTTGCCAGCTAATGTTTCTGATGTAACTGGCATTGTTGGATCTGCTGTAACTGCTtataaaaccctttcaaaaacccTTCTCACCTTGTCTGACAAGGAACCTGAAAGTGATTCTAAattagaaaatgaggaaaatgctGTTGGTAAACCTTAA
- the LOC119580962 gene encoding INO80 complex subunit B-like: MGKKRDKELSDHGQSVRGDQEQDPTVNIVKKSKKHKHKKSSKKEEVERIINVEDVEDMDISVDDVDDSPSQGLKLKIKIPESSPEKPTTPKSSKVKSEKTKSSGTKKSSKKKDGKGEDDTDSEEERWLDAIESGKLEEVDDELKRMKNPRLMTARQRAMLEKRSDGTDDALPVIPAEPLLSLPSGFKEKVVTEEMLAKKAMKTQKRREQAQEKREEDKKKTVDRLLKKQDSKIAKISRQKFSKKEIPVYSYINNTEMVGLSVPVGFPFPLEAQCEKEKPLAIRCGAPGCSKVKKYNCSKTGIPLCSLQCYKLNFNANKSVIAT; encoded by the exons ATGGGcaagaagagagacaaggaatTGAGTGATCATGGCCAGTCAGTGCGTGGGGATCAGGAACAGG atCCAACAGTGAATATTGTCAAAAAGtcaaagaaacacaaacataagAAATCCTctaagaaagaggaagtggaaagaatAATTAATGTAGAAGATGTGGAGGATATGGACATATCAGTTGATGATGTGGATGACTCGCCTTCGCAGGGACTCAAACTAAAGATAAAAATTCCAGAATCTTCACCAGAAAAGCC AACCACTCCAAAATCCTCCAAAGTCAAATCTGAAAAGACCAAATCATCTGGCACCAAAAAGAGTAGCAAGAAGAAAGATGGCAAAGGAGAAGATGACACAGACAGTGAGGAGGAACGATGGCTGGATGCCATTGAGTCAGGAAAGTTGGAAGAG GTTGATGATGAGCTAAAAAGAATGAAGAACCCCAGACTGATGACAGCAAGACAGCGAGCCATGCTAGAGAAAAGGAGTGATGGGACAGATGATGCACTTCCAGTTATACCAGCAGAACCTCTCTTATCTTTGCCAtcag GTTTCAAAGAAAAGGTTGTCACAGAAGAAATGTTGGCTAAAAAAGCAATGAAaacacagaagagaagagaacaggctcaggagaagagggaggaggataag aaaaaaactgTTGATCGCCTTCTTAAAAAGCAAGATtctaaaatagcaaaaataagcaGACAGAAATTTTCCAAGAAGGAAATCCCAGTATATTCTTACATTAATAACACTGAAATGGTAGGATTGTCTGTACCAGTTGGCTTCCCATTTCCCTTGGAAGCACAGTGTGAGAA AGAAAAACCATTGGCCATTAGGTGTGGAGCTCCGGGATGTAGCAAGGTCAAAAAGTATAATTGCTCAAAGACAGGAATACC